In the genome of Polyangia bacterium, the window TGTCCGCACCGCTGTCGCGCGGAATCTTGGCGACCAGCTTTGTCGAGGTGCCGGCGAGCGAGACCATTGATTCGCTCGCGGCACTGTTCGCCGCAGCCTACGACGGCGAGCCGTTCGTGCGCTTCGTGCGCGATCGGTTGCCGGAGGTCATCGCCGTCTCCGGCAGCAACTTTGCAGAGGTGGGTTTCACGATGGGTCCGCCGACCGGCGGCACGCGCACGCTGGCGATCGTCAGCGCGACCGACAACCTGATCAAGGGCGGTGCCGGCCAGGCCATCCAGAACATGAACCTGATGTTGGGCCTGCCCGAGACCACGTCACTGGAAGATCCAGGCCCGTGGCCTTAGGGGACGGTCTCCTGGTCGTCGTCAAGCTGGGCGGCGAGGTGCTGGAGCAGCCGGCGCTGGGCCAGGTGGCTGCGGGGGTGGCAGCCGCGCGCGCGGCTGGTCACCGCTTGATCATCGTTCATGGCGGTGGTCCACAGGCGACGGCGCTGTCGCAGCGGCTGGGCTTGACGCCGGCGATTGTCGGCGGGCGGCGGGTGACCGACGCGGCGACCCTGGACGTGATGAAGATGGTGGTGGCCGGCCAGTTGAACGTCGATCTGGTGGCGGCGCTGCGCGCGGCCGGCGTGCCGGCGCTGGGCCTGCACGGCCCAAGCGGGATCATTCTCGCGCGCCGTCGTCCACCGCGCATGGTCTCGGGCGGTGGCGCCGAGCCGATCGATTTCGGTTTGGTCGGTGACGTCGACGGTTTCGATTTGCCGCTTTTGCGCGCGCTGGGCGTTGAACGCGTGCCGACGCTGGCGTGCCTGGGCGCTTCGCCGGCGGGCGAGGTGCTGAACATCAACGCCGACGTGGTGGCCAGCCGGCTGGCGGCGGCGCTGACATGCGGTGTCTTGCTGGCCGTGACCGGCGTGGGCGGTGTGCGCCGGCACAGGGGCGATCCGAGGTCGCGTTTGCCGCGTTTGACCGTCGCCGAAGCGCGCGCCGCCATCGCCGACGGCACCGTCCAGGGTGGGATGATCCCCAAGCTGGAAGAAGCCTTTGAACCGCTGGCCGCCGGGGTGGGCGCCGTGCACATCATTGGCGCCGCGGAGATCGCCACCGCTCTGGCCCATCCCGGCACGGTGGGCACTGTCCTTTTAGCCTGACGAAGAAAAAAGCAACCGCCTCCAGAAAAAATGCACCGGCTGTTGCTGCTGGTCAGCCATCCGGCCGAGCGACGGTTTCTGCAATGTCGTCTGGCCGAGGTCGATCCGTCGCCGCCCGCCCGCGCTTGAGCCACACCTGACCAAGCTGGCATTCCACCGGCGGCACGAGATCGTTGCCGCAGGCGATGCGCTCCAGCGCGCCGTCCAGTTTCTCCAGCTCGTCGCCGTCGCAAAGATGGGCCGCGAAACGATCGGTCTTCCACGTTCGCAAGTTCATCACGTGAATGCGGGCCATCAGGCGCGCCGGCAAGGGCGCGCCGACCAGCCGCGATTCCTTGACCATCCAGCCGGTGCCGGCGGCCAGGTGAGCGAGGATTTTCCCGACGACCATGTTTTGACCGTGCGCCTGTTGCAGCGCCGCCACCAGCGCGTAGTACCGGGCCAGCGTCGGGTGCGGCGAGGTCAGGCGGGCGGTCTCTTCCAGCAGCAAGTCAGCGCCAGGGGCGGCCATTCGCGCCCAGGCCCGCAACACCGCCGCCGGGTCGGACAGATGGGTCAGCAAGAAACGCGCGTAAAGAAAATCCGCCTCGGCGACCGGGAACGGCGCCGCGGTAACGTCGTGCTGGACGAACCGCAGATCCGCCGATTGCCACAGCTGCGCCCGGGCCACGAACCGCGGCGAGCGATCGATCCCCGTGGTGATCTGCGGGGCGACGATCGCGCGCAAGAGGCGGGTGGTATAGCCAGGCCCGCAGCCGAGATCGACCGCGTGCGCGGAGCCGGCCATCGACGACCGGGCGCGGCTCCACACGTCGGTCAAGAACACGCGCGACGTCGGTTCGAACGCGCGCGCCAGGATGCGCAGGCGCTCGGCGGCCAGATCATTGTCTCCGAAGGTGTATGTCTCTGCGTCGGCCATGGTGTGTTTGGCTCACCAGGGGAGACGCCGACCATTGGGAAAGCGACCCCCGCGGGTCGCCTCTCCTTTCTTCGGTCAGAAGGACGGCGCCCGCACCACCATCGCAAACCACCAATAAAGGCGGCCGTTCACCGTCGCGGTAAACTGAAACGATGGGGATTGAGGCGACATCGACCCGGTCATTTTCGGGAACCGGCCCGAGATGTCAACGGGAGCGGCTGGCGTTTTGCGTCACGGGGTCTAGGAAATAGTGCGCGAGTGACTTTTTTGGCGGCTGCAACGTCTTATATTGGAAGGGAGAACGGAGGTAAGTCATGAAGTCATTGATTCTCGTCGGTGTACTGGCCGGCCTGGTCGGAGCGCCGTCGGTCGCATCCGCCGGCTGGAGAGGTGGTGGTGGCCACATGGGCGGCGGCCACGGTGGCTTCGGTGGAGGTGGTCACGGGTTTCACAGCGCACCCGTCGGGCGCGTCGGTGTCGGGGTTCACGTCGGCGGACCCGGGGTTCGTTTTGGCGTTCGTCCCGGCTTCCGTGCCAACGTTTGGGTACCGGGCTACTGGGGCTTCCGCGGGGGCGCCCGCCTCTGGTTCGGCGGCGGTTGGTACGCGCCACCTTACGATGGCTGGATCTGGGTCGCTCCGCAGTGGGCCTGGAATGGCTATCAGTGGGTCTGGCAAGAAGGCCACTGGGCGGCGCCCTACTAGCGACCGAGGGCGTGCCCAGCTCGGCCCGCAAACTGTCGTTCTGCGCTGGTTCGTCTAATCTGACCGGGTGGGGCTGCAGAATCACGTCCGCAACAAGGTGGTGGCGGGCCTCATCGCCACGATCCCGGTCGCGGTGACGGCATTCATCCTCTGGTACATCGACACCAAAGCCCGGGCCTTGTTTGGCGTGCGCTACCCATTCTTGGGCATTGCCATCACGTTGGGGGCGATCTATTTGCTGGGCCTGTTCATCACCAGCTTGCTGGGGCGGTTCGTTCTGGGACTGACCGACGGGCTTTTGCGGCGGATTCCCGGGCTGCGCGATCTGTACCGGTCGTGGAAGCAGATCGCCCTGACCAGCGAAGGCCACGAAGGGATCTTCGCTCACGTGGTGCTGATCCCCGACGAGACCCGACGTTTGAAGATGGTCGGATTTACCAGCGGCGAGACCATCGACGGCGATCCGTCGTTATGCTGCGTGTTCGTGCCCGCGTCGCCGAATCCAACCTCCGGGCGGCTGTACTTCGCGCGGAAGGAAGATTGCCTGCGGCTTGAGATGACCGCCCAGGATGCGCTGAAGCTGCTGATCTCGGGCGGGAACTATGTGCCGTCGGCGATCGGGCGGGCGACGGCGCGGGCCGCGATCACGACGGCGAATCCGGCCTGACTTGAAACCGGTTCTGTGGCTGGTAGATGTACGGCATGATGACTAAGAAGCGCGTGTTCGTGGCCGCGGCGTTGGTTTTCGGTCTTGCGGCGGCGACCAGCCAGGCGGCCAGCGCGCCGCGCGTGGGCGACAAGGCCCCACTATTTTCACTGAAGACGGTGGACAGCGGCCAGGCGCGCGCGCTGGCTGATCTGACGAAAGAAAAGCACAACCAGGGAGCGGTGCTGGTTTTCCTCAGCTGCCGCTGCCCGTATGTCGCCCAGGCCCGCCAGCCGCTGGCCGAACTGAGCAAGGAATTCGGCGACAAGATTTCGTTCGTCGGCATCAACGCCAACCAGAATGAAAGCATCGAAGACATCAAGGCCGACGCCGCCTTGAATTTCCCCTTCCCCATGTTGCGCGACGACGGTTCAAAGGTCGCGGACGCCTACGCCGCGGAGCGGACCCCCGAGGTCTTCCTGGTCGACACCCACGGCGTGGTTCGCTATCACGGCGGCGTCGGCGATCTGGGCAGCGCCCTGCGCGAGTTCACGGCCGGCAAGACCATCAGCAAAGCAGAGGCGCGCGCCTTCGGCTGCACGATCAAGAGGAAGCCGTGAGCGGGTCCGCGGTCCCGGCGCTGCTGGCGCTGGCGACCGTGGGCGCGACCCTCGCCGGCAGTCCGCGTGGGGGCCTGGCTGCCGAGCCCGCGCCGGCAGCCAAAGCTTCCGCCGCACCCGGCGGTGAATCGTCGGTGGTGCTGGTCGATCTGAAGGCCATCAAACAGGCCATGCAGCAGAGCCACGGCCGAACGCTGCTGGTGCACTTCTGGGCCAGCTGGTGCTTGCCGTGCATGGAAGAACTGCCGCTTATCAATCGATTCGCGCAGAAAGCCAAAGGCCAGGGCGTGGATGTTCTGTCGGTGTCACTGGACAATCCCGACGCTGCCGCGCGCGTCGCCAAAGTGCTCAGCCGATCGGCGCCCAACCTGACCCGCACCATCGCCAAGATCGACGACGCCGACGCCTTCATCGCGACGTTTGATCGGCAGTGGGAAGGGGCCATTCCGGCGCTGTTCGGTTTCGACGGCGAGGGCAAGCTGCGCGGCCACCGCATCGGCGAGGCCACCCGCCGCCAGCTTGACGGTCTGGTGGGCGAGGTGATCGGCAAGCCGTTTTCCACTGCGGCAGCGGTCTCGGGCGCTCCGAAAAAGTAGGCCCCACTCATGGTGACCAGCCGCTGCGCGCCTGGTGGGTGTGGTCCGGCGCGGACAACAGCGGCGTTTTGGACAACAGATCGCTATTTGTAATTCAGGACGACGATCTCCGCCGCGGGCCGCGCCTTCACCGTGCTCAAGGACAGCGTGTTCGACGGGTCCTTGCGCACGTTGGGCTTGCCGGCCAGAAAGTCGTCGACGCCTTCCAGTTGCTTGATGGTCAGGACGTCGGTCTTGTAGTGCATGGGTATCACCACCAGCCGCGGTCGCAGCTGATCCACGACCCGGGTGGCCTGTCGCCCGTCGATGGTGAACACGCCGCCCACCGGAATCAGAACCACGTCCACCGAGCCGATGGCCGAGAGCTGATCGTCGGTCAGCAGGTGCCCGAGGTCGCCCAGGTGGGCGATGCGCAGGCCGCCCACCTCGAAGACGAAGACGGTGTTCAGGCCGCGCTCGGCGCCCATGGCGTCGTCGTGGTAGACGCCGACGCTACGGATGGTGACGTCCTTGATCGTCAGGTCGATCTTGGTCCACCCTTTTTTATCCGGCGTCAGGCCTCGCAACACGCGCGGCTTGTTCACCAGCAGGCCCAGGTTGTTGTGGTCCTGGTGTTCATGGCTGATGGTGACCACGTCTGCCTTCAGTCCAGCTGGAAGCTCGTAGCCGAGGCCTTTGGGAATGGGATCCATCACCACGCGCGTGCCGGCGGTGGTCTCGAGGATGAAGCACGACTGCCCCAGCCATTGCAGCTTGCCGACCACCGGATTGCCGGCGGCGCGGGCATAGACCGCCAGCGCCACCAGCAGTGCAAAGACGGGAGCGGCCCAGGCCCGGGCGCGGTGTTTCATCGGCGGACTATAGCGAACCGGCATCCAAAGCCCCGAAAGATCACCGGCGCGCTTGATCCGCTATTCTTGGAAGCACATGTCTGAAGGCGATGCAGAAACCCCGCCCGGGGGAACATTGCGCGACGCCGCGCAGGCCCCCGTGCGCAAGAGCATCGCCGAGATTCTGGAGAACATCCCGACCGCGCCCGGCGTGTACATCATGAAAGACCGCCGCGGCAAGGTGGTCTACATCGGCAAGGCGGCGGTGCTGCGCAACCGCGTGCGCCAGTATTTCCAGGCGTCATCGGGCGACAACCGCGACTTTGTCCCGCTGCTGGAAGGGATCGTTGGCGAGATAGAGACGGTCATAACGTCGAACGAAAAAGAAGCGCTGCTGCTGGAAAACACGCTGATCAAAAAGCATCAGCCGCGGTTCAACGTCAACCTCAAGGACGACAAGAACTATCTGGTGTTGCGCCTGGACCCGGAGGCGGAGTGGCCGCGCCTGGAGGTGGGGCGCAAGATCGGCCAGGACGGCGCATATTATTTCGGTCCCTATCATTCGGCGACGTCGTGCCGCGAAGCCCTGCGGGTGGTGAACCGTCACTTCCAGCTGCGCACTTGCACCGATCATGTCTTGCACAACCGCCGCCGCCCCTGCCTGCAGTTTCAGATCAAACGCTGCCCGGCGCCCTGCGTGCTGCCGGTGTCGCCCGAGGAATACGGCGATCAGGTGCGCGACGTGCGGCTGTTTCTGGAAGGCAAGAGCGACGAGCTTTTGAGCCGCCTCACCGGCCGCATGAAGGAAGCAGCGGGCCGCACTGACTTTGAACGAGCGGCGGACATTCGTGATCAGCTGCGCGCCCTGGAAACGACGCTGGAAGAACAGCGGGTGGTGTCGACGGATTTCGTCGACCAGGACGTCTTTGGCTTTTACCGCGAGGGGATCGCGCTGGAGATCGTCGTCATGTCGATCCGCCAGGGCAAGCTGCTGGGCAACCGATCGTTTTCATTTACCGGCCAGGAATTTCCCGACGCCGAATTGTTGTCGTCGTTCGTCGGCCTTTACTATGACCTGAACGTGGCACCGCCTGACGAGGTGCTGCTGCCGTTAGCCGTCGACGACGCCGAGGTGAAGGCCGAATGGTTGAGCGAGAAGCGGCCGCCGCGCCGCCGCCGGGTCGAGGTGACGGTCCCGCAGCGGGGCGATCGCCGCAAGCTGGTCGAGCTGGCGCAGAAGAACGCCGCCGCCAGCTTCGCCGCCCGCCGCAACGCCCGTGAGGACACGGAGCTGGCGCTTGGCAAGCTGCAGCGCCGGTTGAAGCTGCCGCGGCTGCCGCGAGTGATCGAGTGTTACGACATCTCGCACATTCAAGGTTTTGCCACGGTGGCGTCGATGGTGGTCTTCGTCGACGGGCGGCCGGAAAAATCACGCTACCGCACCTACAAGGTCCGCAGCGTCGGTGGGCGCGCCGGCGAGGGTGGGGCCTTCGCCCGGCGCAACGACGACTTCGCGTCGATGTACGAGGTGCTGTCGCGGCGGTTCCGTCGCGCGCGCGAGGGCGCGGCGGCTGAGGCGGCTGGTGGCGCCCCGGTCGACCCGAGTTGGGCATTGCCCGATCTGATCGTCATCGACGGCGGCAAGGGCCAGCTGGGCATGGCCCTGGCGGCGGCGCGCGACGTGGGCATCGACGTGCGGCCGGGCGCCGGGCTGCCGATCGTCGGCCTGGCCAAGGAGCGCGACTTTGACGGGGTGGCGGGGGCGCCGCCGGCGGACGCCGCGACCGAGATCGACGAAGGCTCGACGGTGGAGACCGAGCCGGTGGGGGCCGAAGCAGCCGCTACCGAGCCGACCGCCACCGAACCGGCGGCGGAACCGTCGCCGACCGAAACCCCGCCGTCCGCCGAACCGGCGCCGACGCCCCCCGAGTCGAAAGCCGGCGCCAAAGCCGACACCGGCAAGACGCGCCGGCCGGATCGGGTGTTCTTGCCGCACGCCAAGGACGCCATCGCCATCCGCCCGAACACCGCCGAGATGTTCATCCTTCAGCACCTGCGTGACGAGGCCCATCGCTTTGCCGTCACCTTTCATCGCAGCCAGCGCAAGCGGCTGACCCTGCGTTCCGCGCTGTCGAACATCCCGGGGATCGGCGCCGCCCGACAACGGTTACTGCTGCGCCATTTCGGCAGCCTGAAAAAGATCCGCGAAGCCTCGCTGGAAGATCTGGCCACGGTGCCCGGCATGGCCCGCAAGACCGCCGAGGCCGTCTTCGCCTATTGGCAAGCGCAGCCGGCCGAGCGCGTGACGATGGCCGCGCGCGGGTCATCGGCTGGTGCGTCCGCAGAAAATCCAAATCCAGCGGTCCCTGTTCCCGAGGCGCCTCGCTCGGACGACGCCGAGGAGGACGCGGTGGCCAGCGCGTTTGCCGAGGTCAGCGCAGACGATCCGGACGCAGCGGAGGACGAGCCCGATCCCGCCTGACGCGATGGAGGCGACGCAAAACTTGACGCCCTTGTCGGCTAAGGTAGCCTGATGTAGGTTTAGGTAATCTATAAACCTTCACTGACGAACCAGCCGAACCGAGGAAATCAATGGCAGCCAAGACTGACGCGGAGCCGAGAGGGAAGGGACGCCAGGGCCGGCGGCGGGAGATCGTTGGCATTGTGTTTCTGGCATTTTGCCTTTTTGCCGGCCTCTCGCTGTTCTCGATGCAGCTGGGCAGCAACCGGATGATGGGTCCGGGCGGCGCGACCACCGCGTCGGCGTTGTACGGTCTGGCGGGCTTCGGGGCGTACCTGCTGATCGCGGCGATGGGTCTGGCGGCGGTCCGTTGCTTTCGATCGGTGCGGGTGGTCGACGGGTTCAGCGAAGGTTTGGGCGCCTTGATGTTATTCGGGTCGGCGGTGGTGCTGATGCACCTGCCGTTCTCCGAGCAGCACGGGGTCAACCACGGACCGGGTGGTCTTCTGGGGCAATGGCTGGGTGAAGTGACGGCCAGCTTCATCGGCGCGGCGGGCGCGGCGCTGGCGGCGGCGACGGTGCTGGTGCTGGCGTTGATGCTGCTGGGCGATCTCAGCACGCGCGAGGTGGTGGTGGTGGTCGGCTGGGCGCTGCGCCAGGCGCAACGAGGGACGGTGGCCAGCTTGCGCGCGGTGTGGGGCCTGGCGCGGGCCGCGTTCCCCGAACGGGTCGACGACGCCGACGAAGACGAGCGGGCGCTGGAAGACGAGCGCGACGACATCAAGGTGATCGGTCCCGAGTCGGCAGCCGCGCTGGAAGCGGCGTCAGACGAGTCGCCGCTGGAGCTGGAAGCGATCCCTGCCTCGTTCGACCACCACGAAGAAAGCGACAGCGACGCCATCCGCGCCGTGCAGACCCGCGCGCTGTCCCAGGACATCGCCGACGAGCGCGCCGCCATGGCCGCCATCGTGGCCGAGGTGGCGGCGGTGGAACAGGTGAGCGCGCCCGAAGAGATGGTCGGCGAAGACGACGTCGAGGACGAACAAGACGAGCCGTCGTCGCTGGCGGTTGCCGCCGTGACCGCCGCGGGCGTCGCGCTGGCGGCGCCGATGGTGGCCCACGCCGCGCCGGTTGTTGCCGCCGCACCGGCGCCCGCCGAAGGTCCGATCATCGTCGAGCCGGCCTGGCGCACCCGCCAGCGCCAGGAACAAGAAGCCGCCGAGGCTGCCGTCGAACACCCGCGGCCTGTCGAAGCCGCCGGCCCCGGTTTTATCAAACTGACCAAGGGCGCCTACGAGCTGCCGGGCACCGACATGCTGGAGTACATCCCGCCGCAAGCGCACGAGATGGACAAGCAGGCCCTGTACGACATGGCCGAACGCGTGGAGCAGGCGATGTCGAATTATGGCGTGCGCGGCAAGGTCAAAGAGATCCACATGGGCCCGGTGGTGACCATGTACGAATTCGCGCCGGCGCCTGGCACTCGCACCGGGAAGATCGCCAACCTGGAAAAAGATCTGGCCATGGCCCTGGAGGCGCAGGCCGTGCGTATCGTGGCGCCCATCCCCGGCAAGGCGGTGGTCGGTGTCGAGGTGCCGAACAAGGCGCGCGAGATGGTGTACCTGAAGGAGATCCTCGAGGATCCCTGCTTCACCACCGGCGCATCCAAGCTGCAGATGTGCCTGGGCAAGGATATCAAGGGCACGCCGGTCAGCTTCAACCTGTCCAAGATGCCGCACCTTTTGGTGGCCGGCACCACCGGGTCGGGCAAGTCGGTGGCGGTCAACGGCATGATCACCAGCGTGCTGTACAACGCCAGTCCCGAGGATGTCCGTTTCATCATGGTCGACCCGAAGATGCTGGAGCTTTCGATCTATGAAGGCATCCCGCACCTGCTCTTGCCGGTGGTGACCGATCCGAAGAAGGCCAACCTTGCCTTGCGCTGGGCCGTCGACGAGATGGAGCGGCGATATGAACTGCTGGCCAAGACGGGCGTGCGGGACATCGCCAGCTACAACGCCAAGCTGCTGGCCGCAGAGAGCGGCACGCCGGCCGCGGCGGCGCCGGCCGCGCCGTCGAAGAAGATCAGAGTTGTGCTGGCCGGCGCCGACGGCACCGAGCAGGAAGTGGAAATGGCCGACGACGCGGTCATTTCAGGCGCCGACAACGTGGACGGCGTGGTGCAGGCCGAAGCGCCCGACGCCGAGGATCTGTCCAACGCCGCCGCCGCCGTTCAGGCCGCCGCGCAAGCCAAGGCCGACGCCGGTCCGCCGCCGCGCAAGCTGCCGTACATCATCATCGTCATCGACGAGTTCGCTGACCTGATGATGGTGGCGCCAAAAGATGTCGAGACGTCGGTGGCGCGCATCGCCCAGAAGGCGCGCGCCGCGGGACTGCACCTGATCCTGGCCACGCAACGCCCGTCGGTGGACGTCATCACCGGGCTCATCAAGGCGAACTTTCCCAGCCGCATCGCCTTGCAGGTGGCGTCGCGCATCGATTCGCGGACCATCCTGGATCAGTCGGGAGCCGAGACGTTGCTGGGCAACGGCGACATGCTGTTCTCCGATCGCGGGACCAAACTGCGCCGCATCCACGGCGCCTTCCTCAGCGACGACGAAGTCCATCGCGTGGTCGAGTTCCTGAAGAAGCAGGCCAAGCCGGTCTACGATATGGACATCCTCAAGCCGCGCGAAGAGGACGCCGAGGAAGGCGCGCCGGCCGAGCAACTGCACGACGACCTGTACGATCAGGCGGTGGCCATCGTCTGCGAGACCCGCCAGGCCAGCGTGTCGTTCATCCAGCGGCGTCTGCAGATCGGTTACAACCGCGCCGCCCGCATGGTCGAGCAGATGGAACGCGACGGGATCGTCGGCCCGGCCAACGGGGCCAAACCGCGCGAGGTGGTGGCGCCGCCGGGCGAATACCTGCAGCAGGCGGGCTGAGGCAGAAGATGCTGGCGCCCCCGCCCATGGTCGGCACGCTGGCGGTCGCTCTGTTCGGCGCGCTGGCCATCATCGGCGGCGAGCGGGGGCGGCGCGCGCTTGTCTACATCGGCAAGCCGGCGGCGACGCTGTCCCTGCTGCTGATTGTTGGATTGCCGCCGCGCGATCACTTCGCCTGGATGATCACCTGGGGCATCTTGTTCAATCTCCTGGGCGACATCCTGCTGATCAGCGACGCCGATCTGCCGTTCATGATCGCCGTGCCGCTGGTCTTGACCGGCCACATTTTCTACACGCTGGCCTTCATCGGATCGGTCGTGGGCGGCTGGTGGCCGCTGCCCTGGCCTTCGTATGCCATCGCGCTGCTGTCGGTGTCGCTGGTGATCCTGCTGTGGCCGGGCCTTGGCATCATGAAAATTCCGGTGGTGGTCTACGCCGTCGCCATCACCGCCATGGTGATCGCCGCGCTGAAGACCGTCGGCGGGCCGCTGCCACCGGTGGCGGCGGGGCTGGCGGCGCTGGGCGCGTTCTTGTTTTATGCGTCGGATTCGAACCTGGCCTGGAATCGCTTTCGGCATCCGTACGCGCACGCCACCGCGGTGACGCTGTCGACCTACTGGCTGGGGCAACTGGGCATCGCCTGGTCCTCGCGGCTGCAAGGTTGAAGACGTGTCAATTGATCAACGCCGGTCGCCCGGCCTCGTCTGATTGATTAGGATCGGGGCCATGCGAGCTTGGTTGCGAGTTTGGCCGCTCGTCGTCTGTGGCGCGTGGTGGTTGCGCCCGGCGGCCGCCACGGAACGACTGGACGTCAAGACGGTGGTCGAGCGAGTGCAAAGACGGTACGACGCCGCCGCTGACTTTCACGCGCGCTTCACCCAGACGCTGACCAACCCGACGTTCAACCGCACAAGCACGCTGACCGGCGAGGTCTCGCTGAAGAAACCGGGGCGCATGCGCTGGGACTACCGGACGCCCGAGACGAAGATGTACCTGGCCGACGGCGACCGGCTGTGGCTGTACGAGCCGGAGGATCAGCAGGCCTTCAAGCAGGAGCTGAAGTCGTCGCAGCTTCCGGCGGCGCTGGCGTTCCTCACCGGCAAAGGCAAGCTGGCCGCCGAGTTCGACATCAGCTTCGCCGAAAAGCCTGCCTACGGCAGCGCCCGCGACTATGTGCTGCGGCTGCAGCCCAAGCACGCCCAGCCGCAGCTACAGACCATGATGTTCGTCGTCGATCCGGACAGCTTTCACGTGCGCGAAAGCATCCTGGTCGACGGGCAGGGCAACGTCAACGACATGCAGTTCGCCGACGTGAAGATCAACGGCGGCGTGGCCGACGCCATCTTCCGCTGGTCGCCGCCGGCCGGCGTGCGGATCATCGACACCGGCAAAATGGGCGGCAAATAAGCGGCGGCGAGCACCCGCGGGGGCGGCGGCGGTTCGCCTAACCCCGGGTGCGGCGGCGCAGGCCCACGAATGGGTTGCCGTCTTTTTCGGCGCCGATGGTGGTGTCCGGTCCATGGCCAGCCACCACGATGGTGTCGTCGGGCAGGGTGAACAGCCGCTCCCGGATCGAGCTTTGAATTTGCGGCGCCGAGCCGCCCCACAGATCGGTGCGCCCGATCGATCCGCGAAACAGCGTGTCGCCGGCGAAGACGATGGGCGTTTCGCCTGGCGCCTCGACGAAGAAACAGGTCGACCCCGGCGTGTGCCCGGGCGTGTGGATGGCGTGGGCCTCGCGCTGGCCGAAGGTCAAGGTTTGATCGCGATCGAGCTCCCGGGTGGGCGGCGGCGCGGCCGGCACCGAAGGCAGCCCGAACGTCGCCGTCTGCAGGGCCAGGTTGTCATACAGCCAGCGGTCGTCCTTGTGCAGGACGATCTCCGCGCCGGTCTCGGCGGCCACCTCGCCGGTGCCCATGATGTGATCGAAGTGCGCGTGGGTGTGCACCAGGCGAACGACCTCCACGCCCAGGCGCCCAAGCGCCTCGATGATGGTCGGCGCGTCGTCGCCGGGATCCACCACCAACGCCTGCTTCGTTTCCGGGCAGGCGACGATGCTGCAGTTGCAGCCCAGCACGCCGACGCGGAACGATTCTCGAATCAGCGCCACGAAACGCCCGCCTCTTTCAACGCATGCGCAAAGGAACGCCGCTGACCATCAAGACCACCGACTGGGCGCGTTCAACCAGGATTTGATTGGCCTGTCCGACGGCGCTGATGAACCGCCGCGCCGGATCGCCTTCGGACAAATGCCCGAGCCCGATCTCCATCGTCACCAGCACCGCCGGTGTGGGCGACCGGTACAGGCGATCGGCCAGCTCTTCAACTTCGGCCAGCAGCGCGCGCTCGGCGGCACGGTCACTGCCAGCGATGCGCGCCTGCACCCAGGCGGTGAAGCGATCGATGACCATCGCGCCATAGCCGCCGCCCTTGATGGCATCGACGATGGTGGGAAGCTCCGCCGGTGCCTCCAGCAGCTTCCAGCTGGCCTCATGGTCGCGGCGGTGGTTGGCCAGGCGGCCCTTCAACTCGTCGTCGCCTTCCACCGATGGAGCGACATAGACCCAGGGCGGCGGTCCGAGTTCAGACGCGCGGCTCAACGCATATCCCGATTTTCCCGAGCGCAACCCGCCGGTCACGAAGGTGAACATGTCACCAGGCTACCGAAAGCGGCGGGTGTTCGCCACCGTCG includes:
- the argB gene encoding acetylglutamate kinase, which encodes MALGDGLLVVVKLGGEVLEQPALGQVAAGVAAARAAGHRLIIVHGGGPQATALSQRLGLTPAIVGGRRVTDAATLDVMKMVVAGQLNVDLVAALRAAGVPALGLHGPSGIILARRRPPRMVSGGGAEPIDFGLVGDVDGFDLPLLRALGVERVPTLACLGASPAGEVLNINADVVASRLAAALTCGVLLAVTGVGGVRRHRGDPRSRLPRLTVAEARAAIADGTVQGGMIPKLEEAFEPLAAGVGAVHIIGAAEIATALAHPGTVGTVLLA
- a CDS encoding class I SAM-dependent methyltransferase, whose translation is MADAETYTFGDNDLAAERLRILARAFEPTSRVFLTDVWSRARSSMAGSAHAVDLGCGPGYTTRLLRAIVAPQITTGIDRSPRFVARAQLWQSADLRFVQHDVTAAPFPVAEADFLYARFLLTHLSDPAAVLRAWARMAAPGADLLLEETARLTSPHPTLARYYALVAALQQAHGQNMVVGKILAHLAAGTGWMVKESRLVGAPLPARLMARIHVMNLRTWKTDRFAAHLCDGDELEKLDGALERIACGNDLVPPVECQLGQVWLKRGRAATDRPRPDDIAETVARPDG
- a CDS encoding DUF502 domain-containing protein, with the translated sequence MGLQNHVRNKVVAGLIATIPVAVTAFILWYIDTKARALFGVRYPFLGIAITLGAIYLLGLFITSLLGRFVLGLTDGLLRRIPGLRDLYRSWKQIALTSEGHEGIFAHVVLIPDETRRLKMVGFTSGETIDGDPSLCCVFVPASPNPTSGRLYFARKEDCLRLEMTAQDALKLLISGGNYVPSAIGRATARAAITTANPA
- a CDS encoding redoxin domain-containing protein, yielding MMTKKRVFVAAALVFGLAAATSQAASAPRVGDKAPLFSLKTVDSGQARALADLTKEKHNQGAVLVFLSCRCPYVAQARQPLAELSKEFGDKISFVGINANQNESIEDIKADAALNFPFPMLRDDGSKVADAYAAERTPEVFLVDTHGVVRYHGGVGDLGSALREFTAGKTISKAEARAFGCTIKRKP
- a CDS encoding TlpA disulfide reductase family protein, translated to MSGSAVPALLALATVGATLAGSPRGGLAAEPAPAAKASAAPGGESSVVLVDLKAIKQAMQQSHGRTLLVHFWASWCLPCMEELPLINRFAQKAKGQGVDVLSVSLDNPDAAARVAKVLSRSAPNLTRTIAKIDDADAFIATFDRQWEGAIPALFGFDGEGKLRGHRIGEATRRQLDGLVGEVIGKPFSTAAAVSGAPKK
- a CDS encoding MBL fold metallo-hydrolase, with translation MKHRARAWAAPVFALLVALAVYARAAGNPVVGKLQWLGQSCFILETTAGTRVVMDPIPKGLGYELPAGLKADVVTISHEHQDHNNLGLLVNKPRVLRGLTPDKKGWTKIDLTIKDVTIRSVGVYHDDAMGAERGLNTVFVFEVGGLRIAHLGDLGHLLTDDQLSAIGSVDVVLIPVGGVFTIDGRQATRVVDQLRPRLVVIPMHYKTDVLTIKQLEGVDDFLAGKPNVRKDPSNTLSLSTVKARPAAEIVVLNYK
- the uvrC gene encoding excinuclease ABC subunit UvrC, which gives rise to MSEGDAETPPGGTLRDAAQAPVRKSIAEILENIPTAPGVYIMKDRRGKVVYIGKAAVLRNRVRQYFQASSGDNRDFVPLLEGIVGEIETVITSNEKEALLLENTLIKKHQPRFNVNLKDDKNYLVLRLDPEAEWPRLEVGRKIGQDGAYYFGPYHSATSCREALRVVNRHFQLRTCTDHVLHNRRRPCLQFQIKRCPAPCVLPVSPEEYGDQVRDVRLFLEGKSDELLSRLTGRMKEAAGRTDFERAADIRDQLRALETTLEEQRVVSTDFVDQDVFGFYREGIALEIVVMSIRQGKLLGNRSFSFTGQEFPDAELLSSFVGLYYDLNVAPPDEVLLPLAVDDAEVKAEWLSEKRPPRRRRVEVTVPQRGDRRKLVELAQKNAAASFAARRNAREDTELALGKLQRRLKLPRLPRVIECYDISHIQGFATVASMVVFVDGRPEKSRYRTYKVRSVGGRAGEGGAFARRNDDFASMYEVLSRRFRRAREGAAAEAAGGAPVDPSWALPDLIVIDGGKGQLGMALAAARDVGIDVRPGAGLPIVGLAKERDFDGVAGAPPADAATEIDEGSTVETEPVGAEAAATEPTATEPAAEPSPTETPPSAEPAPTPPESKAGAKADTGKTRRPDRVFLPHAKDAIAIRPNTAEMFILQHLRDEAHRFAVTFHRSQRKRLTLRSALSNIPGIGAARQRLLLRHFGSLKKIREASLEDLATVPGMARKTAEAVFAYWQAQPAERVTMAARGSSAGASAENPNPAVPVPEAPRSDDAEEDAVASAFAEVSADDPDAAEDEPDPA